In a genomic window of Telopea speciosissima isolate NSW1024214 ecotype Mountain lineage chromosome 5, Tspe_v1, whole genome shotgun sequence:
- the LOC122661924 gene encoding uncharacterized protein LOC122661924 isoform X1 produces MICFHLKMARGGRGRRRLGTRKYRLTPYPLPSYRREVADKESHQKKCSNASEKKDWEDATCSVCMEYPHNAVLLLCSSHDKGCRPYMCGTSYRYSNCLDQFKKAHTKVMSPRSAQPWHGLADNHNSDSGSGWPNEKCEVMELACPLCRGQVKGWTVVESAREYLNEKKRSCTQDECSFVGTYRELRKHVRAEHPSARPHEVDPALEQKWRRLERERERDDVISTIRSSMPGAMVLGDYVIEGNHRGFGTDNNGDADDDDDGYDVDLGDNFLNLFLLFHHNMGSVNINTRLRRLERGYPRTLDEDGRGGIPHVAAAGGAGDNDYVDDDDDDDDDDDDGSPAGRRRGRVVELGRSQRRLNRRNRQRTGIR; encoded by the coding sequence TTTTCACTTGAAAATGGCGAGAGGTGGCAGGGGAAGACGCAGACTTGGAACCCGTAAGTACAGGTTAACTCCATACCCGTTACCATCTTATCGTCGGGAGGTTGCAGATAAAGAATCACACCAGAAGAAATGTTCCAATGCTTCGGAGAAAAAAGACTGGGAAGATGCGACATGTTCAGTGTGCATGGAATACCCTCATAATGCTGTTCTCCTCCTCTGTTCCTCTCATGACAAGGGATGCCGTCCCTACATGTGTGGTACCAGCTATCGTTATTCCAACTGCCTTGACCAGTTCAAGAAAGCACACACCAAAGTAATGTCACCTCGCTCTGCACAACCATGGCATGGATTGGCAGACAACCATAACAGTGATTCAGGTTCTGGTTGGCCCAATGAGAAATGTGAAGTAATGGAACTAGCCTGCCCCCTTTGCCGAGGGCAGGTTAAAGGGTGGACTGTGGTAGAATCTGCACGTGAGTATCttaatgagaagaaaagaagctgTACGCAGGATGAATGCTCATTTGTTGGAACTTACAGAGAGCTCAGAAAGCATGTGCGAGCAGAACACCCATCCGCACGACCCCATGAGGTGGACCCTGCGCTTGAACAAAAATGGAGACGACTTGAACGTGAGAGAGAGCGTGATGATGTGATCAGCACGATAAGGTCATCCATGCCAGGGGCAATGGTCCTGGGAGACTATGTTATAGAGGGAAATCATCGTGGCTTTGGTACCGATAACAATGGggatgctgatgatgatgatgatggttatGATGTTGATTTAGGTGacaattttcttaatttatttcttCTGTTCCATCACAACATGGGGAGCGTCAACATTAACACACGCCTGAGGAGGTTGGAGAGGGGTTACCCCCGCACATTGGATGAAGATGGTCGTGGTGGAATCCCTCATGTTGCTGCAGCTGGTGGTGCAGGAGATAATGattatgttgatgatgatgatgatgatgatgatgatgatgatgatggttccCCTGCTGGTCGCCGCAGAGGCAGAGTTGTGGAGCTGGGGAGGTCACAGAGGAGGCTGAATCGTAGAAATCGGCAGAGAACAGGGATAAGGTGA
- the LOC122661924 gene encoding uncharacterized protein LOC122661924 isoform X2 gives MARGGRGRRRLGTRKYRLTPYPLPSYRREVADKESHQKKCSNASEKKDWEDATCSVCMEYPHNAVLLLCSSHDKGCRPYMCGTSYRYSNCLDQFKKAHTKVMSPRSAQPWHGLADNHNSDSGSGWPNEKCEVMELACPLCRGQVKGWTVVESAREYLNEKKRSCTQDECSFVGTYRELRKHVRAEHPSARPHEVDPALEQKWRRLERERERDDVISTIRSSMPGAMVLGDYVIEGNHRGFGTDNNGDADDDDDGYDVDLGDNFLNLFLLFHHNMGSVNINTRLRRLERGYPRTLDEDGRGGIPHVAAAGGAGDNDYVDDDDDDDDDDDDGSPAGRRRGRVVELGRSQRRLNRRNRQRTGIR, from the coding sequence ATGGCGAGAGGTGGCAGGGGAAGACGCAGACTTGGAACCCGTAAGTACAGGTTAACTCCATACCCGTTACCATCTTATCGTCGGGAGGTTGCAGATAAAGAATCACACCAGAAGAAATGTTCCAATGCTTCGGAGAAAAAAGACTGGGAAGATGCGACATGTTCAGTGTGCATGGAATACCCTCATAATGCTGTTCTCCTCCTCTGTTCCTCTCATGACAAGGGATGCCGTCCCTACATGTGTGGTACCAGCTATCGTTATTCCAACTGCCTTGACCAGTTCAAGAAAGCACACACCAAAGTAATGTCACCTCGCTCTGCACAACCATGGCATGGATTGGCAGACAACCATAACAGTGATTCAGGTTCTGGTTGGCCCAATGAGAAATGTGAAGTAATGGAACTAGCCTGCCCCCTTTGCCGAGGGCAGGTTAAAGGGTGGACTGTGGTAGAATCTGCACGTGAGTATCttaatgagaagaaaagaagctgTACGCAGGATGAATGCTCATTTGTTGGAACTTACAGAGAGCTCAGAAAGCATGTGCGAGCAGAACACCCATCCGCACGACCCCATGAGGTGGACCCTGCGCTTGAACAAAAATGGAGACGACTTGAACGTGAGAGAGAGCGTGATGATGTGATCAGCACGATAAGGTCATCCATGCCAGGGGCAATGGTCCTGGGAGACTATGTTATAGAGGGAAATCATCGTGGCTTTGGTACCGATAACAATGGggatgctgatgatgatgatgatggttatGATGTTGATTTAGGTGacaattttcttaatttatttcttCTGTTCCATCACAACATGGGGAGCGTCAACATTAACACACGCCTGAGGAGGTTGGAGAGGGGTTACCCCCGCACATTGGATGAAGATGGTCGTGGTGGAATCCCTCATGTTGCTGCAGCTGGTGGTGCAGGAGATAATGattatgttgatgatgatgatgatgatgatgatgatgatgatgatggttccCCTGCTGGTCGCCGCAGAGGCAGAGTTGTGGAGCTGGGGAGGTCACAGAGGAGGCTGAATCGTAGAAATCGGCAGAGAACAGGGATAAGGTGA